The sequence below is a genomic window from Gossypium hirsutum isolate 1008001.06 chromosome A11, Gossypium_hirsutum_v2.1, whole genome shotgun sequence.
AAAGGCCTAAGTTTTGAGAGGTAAATGGgattaaaaaaaacagaattagaAGAAGAAGCACCTGGGGATGAAGGAGATTGATAGGGATGAATAAAATCTTTTAGCCAAGAAGGAGGCTTAAGAGTTTGACCAGACCGCCTAGGTTCAACAATAGGCAAAGTAAGAGAGACAAGAGGTGGAGATGTACTTACTGAAGTTGGAACAGGATGTGGTGAAGCGCTTGTTAGAGGAGTAGGAGTGGGAATAATTAAGAAATCTAAATTTGAAATGTCAGGAGTAGGGGGAAACAGAACAGGAAATTCAGAAGAAGAAGATTTAAAAGGAAAGACATCTTCAACAAAATGAACATTGCGACTAACAAAAAATTTTCGAGAGtccaaacaaaacaaaatataacctTTCTTGGAAGGAGAATAACCCAAAAAAACTGAGGGAAGGGATCTGGAAGAAAATTTATCAGAATTATGGGGGTTAACTGCAAAACAAAGGCACCCAAAAACACGAAAGTGAGAAAAATCAGGGGACTTTTTATAAAGCAATTCAAATGGCATTCGCCAAGCTAAAACAGAAGAAGGGAGCCGATTAATGATGTAACAAGCAGTTAAAATGCAGTCGCCCCAAAATTTAAGAGGAACATTGGATTGAAAACATAAAGCGCGAGTAATTTCGAGCAGATGCCTATGCTTTCGTTCAGCAAtaccattttgctgaggtgtatcAATACAAGAACTTTGATGAATAATGCCTAAAGACTCAAAGAAAGAAGAACAGGAGGAGTTAAAAAATTCAGAACCATTATCACTCCTGACAGTTTGAATGACAGCAGAAAATTGAGTTTTGACCATGAGAAAAAATTGTTTGAGAGCTATCACAACATCAGATTTAAGCTTCAGTAAGTACACCCAAGTCATGCGAGTATGATCATCGACAATGGTTAAAAAGAAACGATGGCCACAATGGGTAGACACCCTATAAGGCCCCCAAACATCAAGATGTAATAAGCTAAAAGGAGTTGCTGCCCTAGAAACACTAGTTGGAAGAGGCAATTTAGATTGTCTAGCCATGGGACAAACAGAACAAGTAAAGTCTTTATTAATTGGCAAATTATGAAAAAAAGACAAACGATGTAATTTGTTGACAGGCACATGCCCGAGTCTAGCATGCCATAAGGAAATCGAATTAGCAATAGAAGTCATACAAGAAGTAGAAGTAGGGGATCTAACTAGGGCAGAAAAAGGCTCAAAAAAATAAAGACCATTCAGATGCTTACCAATCCCCTTCATCCTGCCATTGGAGAGATCCTGCAGGATGCAGAAATCAAACGGTAAAAAATGACTGCACAATGCAAATCAAGGGCCAATTTAGAAACAGAAATCAAATTATGATTAAAGTGTGGTACACAAAGAACATTGGCAAGGGTGATGTCAGGAGATAGTGACAAAGAACCAGAATGAGTTATAGTAGAGTGTTTACCATTCGGAAGCTGAACAAAATGGGAATTAAGAGGGTAAGCAATAGGCAAATTCAGAAACGTAGAATTAAAACATATATGATTAGTTGCACCAGTGTCCAAAATCCAAGAAAAAATATTATTAGCTGAAAAAGGAGTACGAGAAGGGATACCTGCATAATTGACAGCAGGTGCAGGCACAGGTCGGCTTTTATTCAACAACTCCAAGAGCTCAGAATACTGTTGAGGAGTAAAGACAGGGGCACTCTGAGAATTGAGCAGGGAATCGTCGGATGAGACTGCAAGAGCAGCCGGAGAAGCCTTCTTACGGTTGACTTGAATTTTTTACGGTTGCCAGAAGCGGTAGAAAGCAAAGCGATAGGTTCGGAAGCATGAGGTAGAACAGAGGAAAGACTCCGTTGAGCTTCTTCTTGGACGATCATGGAATAAGCTCTATTTACCGAAGGTAAAGGCTGCATCAAGAGGATCTGACTACGAACGGTAGCATAGGTCTCATTGAGACCCATCAAGAACTGAAACAATCGTTGTTGATGAAGATGGCTCGAATTTTGCTGGGCGACCTCGCAATCACAAGTGAAAAAAGGGACGAGAGCAGTATATtcatcccaaagcaatttcaatTGCGTGAAATAAGAAGAAACAGTAGCATCACCTTGAGTGAGATGTGCAATAGATTGATGAAGAAAGAAAATACAGGAACCGTCCACCTTGCTAAAGCGATCCTTGAGATCCGTCCAAACCGCAACAGAATCAGAAGCAAATACAAGCCCCGCAGATAAATCTGGACTCACTGTGTTTAGAATCCAAGAAAGGACAAAAGCATTGCAGCGATCCCATTGAGCACGAAGAGAGTCCGGATACGTCGAACGGCGGCAATCACCATCAACGAACCCGAGCTTGTTCTTTGCGAACAAGGCAATTCGAAGTGAACGACTCCAAACAGAATAGTTCTCAACACCGGTCAAACGATGAGAAATAAGAATGGTGCCCGGTGTATCCGACGGATGAAGGAACAAAGGATGATGAAAATCAATATCCTACatgagtaaaaaaaaaatagcagAGAATCACGAAGAAAAAGAAACGATAATGAAtcgaaagagaaaggaaaaaaaaattagaatttgtgCCCTAAACAAATTAGGAACAAAGAGAACAGGAACGAGcccaagaagaaaaaaaatgtggcCCAACTGGCCAGAGAAAAATTGGCTCACATGATAccatgttaaaatatttttttaaaaaatgcttcTATCTTATTTCATAAgaatacaattaaatatttatagtatctCAATACTTAACTAATCCAAAACAGAAAAACAAACTATTCTATCAGCTTATAATTCTTTCTACAGTATTcagtttatatgtttataatgttccaaattcatagtagaatatttaattaggaaatgtaatagtttattgaattgatatctttaattccactaattgaaaattattttaatttaataaaatatgattaataaaatttttcacgtgaaatttaatattttattaaaataatattttaattaagataatttttatttaataaataataattaataagtttGGTGTATGAATACCTAAAGTTTAAAAAGTATATTGTAATaaagaattaatttaataaaaaaatgtacataaataattatggatgctttataaaaagttaaataaatcataaaaaatggggtttactaaaaatttgacttattAAGGGAAGGATTTAGCTCACAGTCGGTATACTTATTGACAAATGTGAGTTGCcattattgtaaaaataattataattattattcttaaaatattaaaaccctaaactttagaTACTAAAATTTAGACCTTAAATTCTTAAACATAGCTTTTAAATCtaactaaaaaaaaacaataacagAAAACAGATAGTGTATTCACATACTGTCAACCTATAATTTCCCTACTTATTAatcatgtaaaattttaaattaatctgatatttttaatttatttattgaaaatactatttttattagtatttatttgacccttgatttttttatatgaaaaaaaaacaattaaacattctcaaattttttacataatcaatattaatataatgtaatatataaatatcaaattattaaatattatgaaaAACTCATCATAAATCCTATTAGTATGATGAATAGGTGGACCTCTCCTTACTCATCATAACTCCACCTAATCTTAAATATCCTATTTTGAACTAATTAAATTTGTGAAGATGAGTTTCATAATTTTAAAGATAGGATCTAAAATCactttttgtaaataaaaattattatgattcaaaattaattagtcaataattgtgaattgaattgtaGTTCGATTGATATGtatattattgtcaatataaaATGACGTAGGTTCAAATGTAATGGGTTGAAAATGAACTatgcattatataaaaaaaaatagcaaTGAATTGAAGAGTAATCATTCATATGGTTTCTGAAACAAGAATCATACATAGCCACATGTTTAGTTTGGGAATAAAAAAGATGTGGTAAAaaggttaataaaacaaaaaacgaAGCGAAATGTTTGAAGCTAAATTAGTTGCACCAACAAAAGAAAACATGTTCCCCATTTCTCAAGACAAATAAAAACTAGTAGATATTAAATACAAAttggttaaattaattaagagatTGAGTAAATTAGTTTGATGTCTAAAAGCTTTCTAATCTATCACATGGTCAAGCCAATTAAGCAGGGGTGGGTATGCAGTATATAGCCCACCGACATTTGGG
It includes:
- the LOC107923411 gene encoding uncharacterized protein isoform X2, with amino-acid sequence MKGIGKHLNGLYFFEPFSALVRSPTSTSCMTSIANSISLWHARLGHVPVNKLHRLSFFHNLPINKDFTCSVCPMARQSKLPLPTSVSRAATPFSLLHLDVWGPYRVSTHCGHRFFLTIVDDHTRMTWVYLLKLKSDVVIALKQFFLMVKTQFSAVIQTVRSDNGSEFFNSSCSSFFESLGIIHQSSCIDTPQQNGIAERKHRHLLEITRALCFQSNVPLKFWGDCILTACYIINRLPSSVLAWRMPFELLYKKSPDFSHFRVFGCLCFAVNPHNSDKFSSRSLPSVFLGYSPSKKGYILFCLDSRKFFVSRNVHFVEDVFPFKSSSSEFPVLFPPTPDISNLDFLIIPTPTPLTSASPHPVPTSVSTSPPLVSLTLPIVEPRRSGQTLKPPSWLKDFIHPYQSPSSPGASSSNSVFFNPIYLSKLRPLFLPFPILLNLFLNLRLTTLPTGFRPCKRKFGP
- the LOC107923411 gene encoding uncharacterized protein isoform X1, coding for MQDLSNGRMKGIGKHLNGLYFFEPFSALVRSPTSTSCMTSIANSISLWHARLGHVPVNKLHRLSFFHNLPINKDFTCSVCPMARQSKLPLPTSVSRAATPFSLLHLDVWGPYRVSTHCGHRFFLTIVDDHTRMTWVYLLKLKSDVVIALKQFFLMVKTQFSAVIQTVRSDNGSEFFNSSCSSFFESLGIIHQSSCIDTPQQNGIAERKHRHLLEITRALCFQSNVPLKFWGDCILTACYIINRLPSSVLAWRMPFELLYKKSPDFSHFRVFGCLCFAVNPHNSDKFSSRSLPSVFLGYSPSKKGYILFCLDSRKFFVSRNVHFVEDVFPFKSSSSEFPVLFPPTPDISNLDFLIIPTPTPLTSASPHPVPTSVSTSPPLVSLTLPIVEPRRSGQTLKPPSWLKDFIHPYQSPSSPGASSSNSVFFNPIYLSKLRPLFLPFPILLNLFLNLRLTTLPTGFRPCKRKFGP